One genomic segment of Methanobacterium sp. includes these proteins:
- a CDS encoding YbhB/YbcL family Raf kinase inhibitor-like protein, whose product MNNQPTSHSNSFKITSSAFTQGGQIPQKYTADGEDISPPLTWTGAPSNTESFTITCEDPDASGLDDGAFFHWIIFNIPGNVTRLAEGIPNQKILDNGAKQGINDMDTIGYSGPSPPSGTHRYVFKIYALDVLLKLESGATKQQVNEAIQGHVLVKAKITGKYGK is encoded by the coding sequence ATTAATAATCAACCCACAAGCCACTCTAATAGTTTTAAGATTACCAGCAGTGCATTTACTCAGGGTGGTCAGATTCCTCAAAAATACACTGCTGATGGTGAGGATATATCTCCACCTCTCACTTGGACTGGAGCACCATCAAATACTGAAAGTTTCACTATAACTTGTGAAGATCCCGATGCATCTGGACTTGATGATGGTGCATTCTTCCACTGGATAATCTTTAACATACCTGGAAACGTTACTCGGTTAGCTGAGGGCATACCCAACCAGAAGATATTGGATAATGGTGCAAAACAGGGAATTAATGATATGGATACTATAGGATACTCCGGACCATCACCGCCAAGCGGAACACATAGGTATGTGTTTAAAATCTATGCACTAGATGTATTGCTTAAATTAGAATCTGGTGCAACTAAACAACAAGTGAATGAAGCAATACAAGGGCACGTGCTTGTTAAGGCTAAAATAACAGGTAAATATGGGAAATAA
- a CDS encoding GNAT family N-acetyltransferase, which translates to MIEHHNRGIKIIDIRKARIRDRKMTYNWLYYSDFSDYLNDLGGISKEAIPSYEYYKKEEYMDFYFDDSQPDKGRAYIIVCKKNGKIEDIGIISYTSFHLLDKITEFDIWLKKLSLTGQGYGTKALLRLVETVRDLGYEKVIIRPSKHNKRAIKSYQKAGFIQEELEPKNYYLSEYLPKYSDGDYESGGDVFMVLKL; encoded by the coding sequence TTGATTGAACATCATAACAGGGGAATCAAAATTATAGATATAAGAAAAGCTAGAATTAGGGACAGAAAAATGACCTACAATTGGCTTTATTACTCAGACTTTTCTGACTATTTAAATGACTTAGGAGGAATTAGCAAAGAAGCCATTCCTTCTTACGAATATTATAAAAAAGAAGAATACATGGATTTCTATTTTGATGATTCTCAACCAGACAAGGGACGAGCATACATTATTGTTTGTAAAAAAAATGGAAAAATTGAGGATATTGGGATTATATCCTACACATCGTTTCATTTACTTGATAAAATCACTGAATTTGACATTTGGCTTAAAAAACTCAGTTTAACTGGACAGGGTTATGGGACAAAGGCTTTATTAAGGCTTGTTGAAACTGTCAGGGATCTTGGATACGAAAAAGTAATTATTCGCCCATCAAAACATAATAAAAGAGCTATTAAATCATACCAAAAGGCTGGATTTATCCAAGAAGAATTAGAACCTAAAAATTATTATCTAAGCGAATATTTACCTAAATACAGTGATGGAGATTATGAATCCGGTGGAGATGTGTTTATGGTTCTGAAACTATAA
- a CDS encoding ABC transporter ATP-binding protein, translating to MNNGNIVEINNLKKGFDKGRIKALNGIDLQIRKGEFVSIIGPSGSGKSTLLNMIGALDTADEGLIRVAGNDISQKNDLSDFRSKEIGFIFQLHNLIPNLSVLENVMIPMYGNGYNSKQMSVRAMNLLKYVNLQDKATRKPTELSGGERQRVAIARALANKPSIVLADEPTGSLDSKNGKMILKRLKELHEKENVTLIMVTHDLNVASMAERTIKVLDGKIQT from the coding sequence ATGAATAATGGAAATATTGTAGAAATAAACAATCTAAAGAAAGGATTTGATAAAGGGAGAATCAAAGCTTTAAATGGAATTGATCTTCAAATTAGGAAAGGAGAATTTGTATCCATAATCGGGCCTTCTGGTTCTGGGAAATCCACCCTTTTAAACATGATCGGAGCCTTAGACACGGCTGATGAGGGGTTAATTAGAGTTGCTGGAAATGATATAAGTCAAAAAAATGATTTAAGTGATTTTCGCTCAAAAGAAATTGGATTTATCTTCCAATTACACAACCTCATCCCTAACTTGAGTGTTTTGGAAAATGTTATGATTCCCATGTATGGAAATGGATATAACAGTAAACAAATGAGCGTAAGGGCTATGAATCTCTTAAAATATGTAAACTTACAAGATAAAGCCACAAGAAAACCCACTGAACTTTCAGGTGGTGAGAGACAAAGGGTGGCAATTGCTCGTGCCCTAGCCAACAAACCCTCAATTGTTTTGGCAGATGAGCCTACCGGTTCTTTGGACTCTAAAAATGGTAAAATGATCCTTAAACGTCTCAAAGAATTACATGAAAAGGAAAATGTCACTTTGATCATGGTGACTCATGATTTGAACGTGGCTTCCATGGCTGAGAGGACCATTAAGGTTTTGGACGGAAAAATCCAAACCTAA
- a CDS encoding ABC transporter permease, whose protein sequence is MSFIKLMAKNPFRNRARLALSVIGIAIGIATIVALGMVTDGLKLSVEEQLKTGGADFVVVKNTTSESSSGSETINEKRVDEISKMNGVKQAAGVSTSRMIVSGDQLNLAGVNSKDLNLLGAKITQGKAFSADDKNELILGKLASDKLKKKAGDTVTLNGNKYTITGIFETGNVNLDSIGALPLKKLQKMDEEEGKVYMIYVKIKSGQDLKTISKSVEKAYPGELTSLASLEDYQKADNSLKNIETATMAISLLAIIVGGIGIINTMIMSVFERTREIGVLKSVGWKSRRILGMILGESIVLTLIAGMVGIILGFTGIEVIMKFSEIPIPLAFTPALALKALGIAILVGIIGGLYPAIRASRLAPTEALRYE, encoded by the coding sequence ATGTCGTTTATAAAACTCATGGCTAAAAATCCATTTAGGAATCGGGCCCGTTTAGCCTTATCCGTGATAGGAATTGCTATTGGTATAGCCACTATTGTGGCTTTGGGAATGGTGACTGATGGACTTAAATTAAGTGTTGAAGAGCAGTTAAAGACGGGTGGGGCTGATTTTGTTGTTGTGAAAAACACCACCTCTGAATCATCATCAGGATCAGAAACTATTAATGAAAAACGAGTGGATGAAATCAGCAAGATGAATGGAGTTAAACAAGCAGCAGGTGTTTCCACTAGTAGAATGATAGTAAGTGGCGATCAACTAAATCTGGCTGGTGTAAATTCCAAGGATCTGAATTTATTAGGGGCTAAGATAACACAAGGCAAAGCATTTTCAGCAGACGATAAAAACGAATTGATATTGGGCAAATTAGCTTCAGATAAGCTAAAAAAGAAAGCTGGAGACACAGTAACCCTTAATGGAAATAAATACACAATAACTGGCATATTTGAAACGGGTAATGTCAATTTGGACTCTATAGGTGCGTTACCATTGAAAAAACTCCAAAAAATGGACGAAGAAGAGGGAAAAGTATACATGATTTATGTAAAGATCAAATCTGGTCAAGATTTAAAAACAATTTCTAAATCAGTAGAAAAAGCTTATCCTGGTGAATTAACATCATTAGCATCACTTGAAGATTATCAAAAGGCTGATAATAGTTTAAAAAATATCGAAACAGCAACAATGGCAATATCTTTACTTGCAATTATTGTTGGCGGAATTGGAATAATAAATACCATGATAATGTCTGTATTCGAGAGAACTCGAGAAATTGGGGTTTTAAAATCAGTAGGATGGAAAAGTCGCAGGATATTGGGAATGATTCTGGGAGAATCCATAGTATTAACTCTAATTGCAGGTATGGTGGGAATAATACTTGGATTTACTGGAATCGAAGTGATTATGAAGTTTTCTGAAATTCCAATACCCTTAGCTTTCACTCCAGCCCTTGCTTTAAAAGCACTGGGAATTGCAATCCTGGTAGGCATAATTGGGGGTTTATATCCTGCAATTAGAGCTAGTAGATTAGCTCCAACGGAGGCGTTGCGCTATGAATAA
- a CDS encoding winged helix-turn-helix transcriptional regulator gives MKKILWSLLAGTKGGTNRARIIAILRDRPYNANQLAEKLSLNYKTIKYHIEVLEKNDIVTPTHKGYGALYFLSDRMEKNFTTFMQILADFGSSDSEIYYIEDKIIDKVPVELIN, from the coding sequence ATGAAAAAAATTCTTTGGTCGCTACTAGCAGGAACTAAAGGAGGGACGAATCGTGCTAGAATCATTGCAATTTTACGAGACAGACCTTATAATGCTAATCAGCTTGCTGAAAAACTTTCTCTTAATTATAAAACAATAAAATACCATATTGAAGTTTTAGAGAAAAATGATATAGTTACACCCACACATAAAGGATATGGTGCATTGTATTTCCTTTCAGATAGAATGGAAAAAAATTTCACTACTTTTATGCAGATTTTGGCAGATTTTGGTAGTTCTGACTCTGAAATTTATTATATAGAAGACAAAATTATCGACAAGGTTCCTGTGGAATTAATCAATTAA
- a CDS encoding DUF1700 domain-containing protein — protein MNKDEYIEKLSKLLKKLPKEEREDILWDYEEHFMIGLEKGRSEEEISKALGNPKTLAKQIKTEYMVKIAEDKQSASSMFEAILSAAGLGIFNLIFVAVPALILIAILLTFFVLSGAMVFGGIYITLASCLQPVLPQYHFNILIGDGWLNILGGILVGICLTILGLAFLAGLYFVTRWLYGLAIRYLKLNLEIIKGRR, from the coding sequence ATGAATAAGGATGAATATATTGAAAAACTCAGTAAACTCCTTAAAAAACTGCCAAAAGAGGAAAGGGAAGACATATTATGGGATTATGAAGAACACTTTATGATTGGTCTGGAAAAGGGTAGGTCTGAGGAAGAAATTTCAAAAGCTTTAGGAAATCCCAAAACACTTGCAAAACAGATCAAAACCGAGTACATGGTTAAAATAGCTGAAGATAAACAGTCTGCCAGCAGTATGTTTGAAGCAATATTATCTGCGGCTGGACTTGGAATTTTTAATTTAATATTTGTAGCAGTACCTGCCCTGATTTTAATTGCCATTTTACTAACCTTTTTTGTTTTGAGTGGGGCAATGGTCTTTGGCGGCATCTACATAACCCTGGCCTCTTGTTTACAGCCAGTTTTACCTCAGTACCATTTTAATATTCTAATAGGCGATGGCTGGTTGAATATTTTAGGAGGAATACTGGTTGGTATTTGTTTAACCATTTTAGGCCTTGCATTTTTAGCAGGATTGTATTTTGTCACTCGATGGTTGTATGGATTGGCTATTAGATATTTAAAATTAAATTTAGAGATAATTAAAGGACGCAGATAA
- a CDS encoding PadR family transcriptional regulator translates to MNTQFKKGVLELCVLVLLDRKDCYGYEMVDEISKTISISEGTIYPLLKRLKKENMVISYLKESQDGPPRKYYKITVIGKDRKKNLVEEWGQFSMGVNNLIHEKINNSGDINDE, encoded by the coding sequence ATGAACACACAATTTAAAAAAGGAGTACTTGAACTATGTGTTTTGGTACTACTAGATAGAAAAGACTGCTATGGTTACGAAATGGTGGATGAAATCTCAAAAACTATTTCAATTTCGGAAGGAACAATTTATCCTCTTCTAAAAAGGTTAAAAAAGGAAAACATGGTTATTTCATACTTAAAGGAATCACAAGATGGCCCTCCAAGAAAATATTACAAGATCACAGTCATTGGAAAAGATAGGAAGAAAAATCTGGTGGAAGAATGGGGTCAATTTTCAATGGGTGTAAATAATCTAATTCATGAGAAAATCAATAATTCAGGGGATATAAATGATGAATAA
- a CDS encoding class I SAM-dependent methyltransferase has protein sequence MMSRWYKELFTNYADKYEDESFTQGTIGEVDFIEKEIHWNKNCKILDVGCGTGRHVIELTKRGYSVTGIDLSENMLKKARKNACNAGFEIDFRQADARNLSFQGEFGLVIMICEGAFPLMETDEMNFNILESAARSLNKKGKLILTTLNGLFPLFHSVKDFINSDSTSQTNKNNTFDLMTFRDIYQLEIEGDDGCKMNLNCNERYYVPSEINWLLKSIGFKKIDIYGCQIGAFSRDVPLTTENYEMLVIAEF, from the coding sequence ATTATGAGTAGATGGTACAAAGAACTGTTCACAAATTATGCTGATAAATACGAAGATGAATCATTTACCCAGGGAACCATTGGGGAAGTTGATTTTATAGAAAAAGAAATTCATTGGAATAAAAATTGTAAAATACTTGATGTGGGCTGTGGAACTGGCCGTCACGTAATTGAACTCACCAAACGAGGTTATTCCGTAACCGGTATTGATCTATCTGAAAACATGCTAAAAAAAGCCCGTAAAAATGCTTGCAATGCAGGATTTGAGATAGATTTCAGGCAAGCTGATGCCAGAAATCTATCATTCCAAGGAGAATTTGGCTTGGTTATAATGATCTGTGAAGGGGCCTTCCCTCTCATGGAAACTGATGAAATGAACTTCAATATCTTGGAAAGTGCTGCACGATCACTTAATAAAAAGGGTAAATTAATCTTAACTACCCTTAATGGTCTGTTTCCATTATTTCATTCTGTTAAAGATTTCATAAACTCTGATTCCACATCTCAAACCAACAAAAATAACACATTTGACCTCATGACCTTCCGAGACATATATCAGTTGGAAATAGAAGGGGATGATGGTTGTAAAATGAATTTAAACTGCAACGAACGATATTATGTTCCATCAGAAATTAATTGGCTCCTAAAATCAATTGGTTTTAAAAAAATTGATATTTATGGATGCCAAATTGGTGCGTTCAGCAGAGACGTTCCATTAACAACTGAAAATTATGAAATGTTGGTTATCGCTGAGTTTTAA
- a CDS encoding calcium/sodium antiporter, with amino-acid sequence MWIVLIILLVLSILGVLKAADIFVNNLSDLGTFFGVSDVVLGVTASAIGTSLPEFGSAMIAILTGNPDVGVGTVIGANMWNIGGILGITALVTGPILSQKVTIKRDGLMALGTAVILLAFLVIFHEINIIAGLVLLTAYGIYTYFLIEGQKKENRQQEPEKKKTHKPSLNIAKTVLYALLGVIGLAVGCHIIVYCAVELSAIFCIPAMFAGIILAFGTTSPEFFTVITSARKGLDNLALGTVLGSNIFNIMIGLGVPAILATVPVDQFVITYDGPALILITILLLLLLYRGNKLSRKEGLILIGSYVLYISLRTFMHL; translated from the coding sequence ATGTGGATAGTTCTTATCATTTTGTTAGTTTTATCAATTTTAGGTGTCTTAAAGGCAGCAGATATTTTTGTTAATAATTTATCAGATTTAGGAACATTTTTTGGTGTATCAGACGTGGTTTTGGGTGTGACTGCCTCGGCAATTGGTACTTCCTTACCTGAGTTTGGTTCAGCCATGATAGCTATTTTAACTGGAAACCCTGATGTGGGCGTAGGAACAGTGATTGGAGCCAATATGTGGAATATTGGCGGAATTTTGGGTATTACTGCTCTTGTAACCGGTCCCATACTATCTCAAAAGGTTACTATAAAAAGAGACGGTTTAATGGCTCTGGGCACTGCAGTGATTTTATTAGCATTCCTAGTAATTTTTCACGAAATAAATATTATTGCAGGTTTAGTACTTTTAACAGCTTATGGGATTTATACCTATTTCCTTATTGAAGGTCAAAAAAAGGAAAACCGTCAACAAGAACCTGAAAAGAAAAAAACTCACAAACCATCACTAAATATAGCAAAAACAGTTTTATACGCATTATTAGGAGTTATAGGATTAGCTGTGGGTTGTCACATTATTGTTTACTGTGCTGTAGAGCTTTCTGCAATTTTCTGCATACCGGCAATGTTTGCAGGAATAATTTTAGCATTTGGAACAACCAGTCCAGAATTTTTCACTGTAATAACTTCAGCAAGAAAAGGACTAGATAATCTAGCTTTAGGAACAGTTTTAGGCAGCAATATATTCAACATTATGATTGGTCTAGGTGTGCCTGCCATATTGGCAACTGTTCCAGTAGATCAATTTGTCATAACCTATGATGGCCCTGCTCTTATTTTAATTACTATATTGCTCTTATTACTACTTTACAGGGGAAATAAGCTTTCCAGAAAAGAAGGATTAATTTTAATAGGTAGTTATGTCCTTTATATCTCATTAAGAACATTTATGCACTTATAA
- a CDS encoding winged helix-turn-helix transcriptional regulator has translation MKKVFLWWLIAGSKGGENRARIIIELKTRPYNANKLAERLSLDYKTIRHHIDVLDENNIVESTGEKYGALYFLSNEMEDVYDTFLDIWEEFKKSDE, from the coding sequence ATGAAAAAAGTGTTCTTGTGGTGGTTAATTGCAGGGAGTAAGGGTGGAGAAAACCGTGCCCGGATAATAATTGAACTAAAAACTAGACCATACAATGCCAATAAACTTGCTGAAAGACTATCTCTCGATTATAAGACAATTAGGCACCATATTGATGTTTTAGATGAGAATAATATAGTTGAATCAACTGGCGAAAAATATGGTGCATTGTATTTCCTTTCAAATGAGATGGAAGATGTTTACGACACTTTTCTAGATATTTGGGAAGAATTTAAAAAAAGTGATGAATAA
- a CDS encoding 4Fe-4S binding protein, with the protein MKTEIYYFSGTGNSLVVAKDIARRTNGKLISIPTMMDNYTIQIDADIIGIVFPTYYEPYGGVPLIVRKFARKLEKINSKYLFAICTYGSGSFKAINCLEEIIESQGGKLTAGFTVNMPNNMAGPSLNNSKKQEKMFHVWEENIDYISAQICARKKVRFHTPNVLAGKTFGLIRFIVSPFIFLFKPLTLSHLKRYSNSENMGYEEMLPYMDRSFSTNEKCDGCGNCAKICPVNNIEIVENRPKWLHNCEFCLACFHWCHKMAIGSIELKNTIRYHHPNVKLSEMMMK; encoded by the coding sequence ATGAAAACAGAGATTTATTATTTTTCAGGCACAGGAAACTCTCTAGTTGTTGCCAAAGACATTGCTAGAAGAACTAATGGAAAATTAATTTCAATCCCAACAATGATGGACAATTATACCATTCAAATAGATGCAGATATAATTGGGATTGTTTTTCCTACTTATTATGAACCATATGGTGGAGTTCCGCTCATAGTAAGAAAATTTGCCCGTAAACTTGAAAAAATTAATTCAAAGTATCTTTTTGCCATCTGCACATATGGGAGTGGTTCTTTCAAAGCTATTAACTGTTTGGAAGAAATTATCGAATCTCAAGGAGGCAAACTTACAGCAGGATTCACCGTTAACATGCCTAATAACATGGCTGGACCATCCCTTAACAATTCTAAAAAACAGGAAAAAATGTTCCATGTTTGGGAAGAAAACATTGATTATATAAGTGCCCAGATATGCGCCCGAAAGAAAGTCAGATTCCACACACCAAATGTACTGGCTGGAAAAACATTTGGACTCATCAGATTTATTGTCAGCCCGTTTATTTTTCTTTTCAAACCTCTAACTTTAAGCCATTTGAAACGATACTCAAATTCAGAGAACATGGGCTATGAGGAAATGTTACCATATATGGATAGAAGTTTTAGTACCAATGAAAAATGTGATGGATGCGGAAATTGTGCCAAAATATGTCCAGTGAATAATATAGAAATAGTTGAAAATAGACCTAAATGGCTGCACAATTGTGAATTTTGTCTGGCTTGTTTTCACTGGTGTCATAAAATGGCTATAGGCAGTATTGAACTAAAAAATACCATAAGATATCATCATCCTAATGTTAAACTGTCAGAAATGATGATGAAGTAA
- a CDS encoding flavodoxin: MKIGIIVHSQTNNTYSVAVKLQKKLQKDGNEVNIKTVDMVGGNKPQSEDIQIENPPDVTVYDGLIFGSPVHAFSLAPAMKIYLEQIPSLHDKKVALYVTKALPLKFTGGTRAIGQMEKICQSKGGNIMGTDIVVWRGDIDKKINELTQKFSLIFEL; the protein is encoded by the coding sequence GTGAAGATAGGAATAATTGTGCATTCACAAACAAATAATACCTATTCTGTTGCTGTAAAACTTCAGAAAAAACTTCAAAAAGATGGAAACGAAGTTAATATTAAAACAGTGGATATGGTGGGGGGTAATAAACCTCAAAGTGAGGATATACAAATTGAAAACCCTCCAGATGTAACTGTATATGATGGTCTAATTTTTGGCTCTCCTGTACATGCATTTTCACTGGCACCGGCAATGAAAATTTATCTGGAACAAATTCCATCTCTGCATGATAAAAAAGTCGCATTATATGTTACTAAGGCATTACCTCTCAAATTCACAGGTGGAACCCGTGCCATTGGTCAAATGGAAAAAATTTGCCAATCTAAGGGTGGAAATATTATGGGAACTGATATTGTCGTATGGCGAGGGGATATTGATAAAAAAATCAATGAACTGACCCAAAAATTCAGTTTAATCTTCGAATTATAA
- a CDS encoding GNAT family N-acetyltransferase, giving the protein MEFQRMDLEKHDSNKVSEIIYEADANTFNFFFGNKKNASEKIEKLVNAGDNNLGYQQTHVVTNEGNHILGVMVYATRVRNDKIRQSKVILKNFNIIDSLKFIMIEILDGIFLSDIKEDDYYFAIVAVDEDSRGQGIGSLIIKEGIKLARKQGCKRVVLDVDIENKGALRFYEKLGFTIFNTKSISIFRWEEGVYNMEYLLND; this is encoded by the coding sequence ATGGAATTTCAAAGAATGGATTTAGAGAAACATGATTCTAACAAGGTTTCAGAGATAATTTATGAAGCTGATGCCAATACCTTCAATTTTTTCTTTGGAAATAAGAAAAATGCATCCGAAAAAATTGAAAAACTGGTGAATGCAGGCGATAATAATCTGGGATACCAACAGACGCACGTTGTAACCAATGAAGGAAATCACATTTTAGGGGTAATGGTATATGCAACAAGGGTTAGGAATGATAAAATCAGGCAATCAAAGGTTATTTTAAAGAATTTTAACATTATCGATTCGTTAAAGTTCATCATGATTGAGATACTTGATGGAATTTTCCTTTCGGATATTAAGGAGGATGATTATTATTTTGCCATTGTAGCTGTTGACGAAGACTCAAGGGGGCAGGGAATAGGTTCTTTAATTATTAAAGAGGGTATTAAATTGGCCAGGAAACAAGGATGTAAAAGAGTGGTTTTAGATGTTGACATTGAAAATAAAGGTGCTTTAAGGTTTTATGAAAAATTAGGATTTACAATATTTAATACAAAGAGTATTTCAATTTTTAGATGGGAAGAAGGGGTTTACAACATGGAATATTTATTGAATGATTAA
- a CDS encoding DNA polymerase: METKRMVLLDIDYVTRGEKAIIRLFGREKNDANESIIVLDDGFQPYIYVVPRDIEECQEQIEELNVVKVEKVKMKDLAKEKYFIKVTFNHPQDVPKLRDKIRDLSSVKEIREHDIPFYRRYLIDKGLFPMAEVEVEGKTTNPLDINEISNNCQTKLFKLQGEIRPISSDFPNLNILSLDIEVYNPKGMPKSEKDPIIMISLSSNQGLQKVISTERSSLDFVETVKNESEIIERFVEIIQKEDPDLLIGYNSDNFDFPYIKDRAELLNIPLNLGTDGSQLKFMKKGFANAALVKGRVHVDLYLIMRRYLQLDRYTLERVYLELFDQEKQDIPGDEIHCYWSEGGEKLDTLFKYSLDDAVTVTEIGEKMLPLTLELTRIVGQPFFDVARMATGQLVEWYLIRKAYEQGEIVPNKPSSSQYSNRRGKRASGGYVKDPVKGLHENIVYFDFRSLYPSIIISKNVSPDTLVTECDDEKCHISPEKRYMFLKGPAGFVPSIIGNILRERVRLKTMMKESSDEEEKKFLNVQQEALKRLANSMYGVYGYSRFRWYRLECADAITAWGRDYIKKTMVKAEDFGFKPVYADTDGFYAVYHGDH; the protein is encoded by the coding sequence ATGGAAACCAAAAGAATGGTGCTCCTGGATATCGACTACGTCACCCGGGGCGAAAAAGCAATTATAAGGCTCTTTGGAAGAGAAAAAAACGATGCAAATGAATCAATTATCGTCCTTGATGATGGATTCCAACCTTACATCTACGTAGTCCCCCGAGACATAGAAGAGTGTCAGGAGCAAATAGAAGAATTGAATGTAGTGAAAGTTGAAAAGGTGAAAATGAAAGATTTAGCTAAAGAAAAATATTTCATAAAAGTGACTTTCAATCATCCACAAGATGTTCCTAAATTAAGAGATAAAATAAGAGACTTATCAAGCGTTAAAGAAATACGAGAACATGATATACCATTTTACCGGAGATATCTTATAGATAAAGGATTGTTTCCCATGGCAGAGGTGGAAGTAGAAGGAAAAACCACCAATCCCTTAGATATAAATGAAATCAGCAATAATTGTCAAACCAAATTATTCAAGTTACAAGGTGAAATTCGGCCGATTAGTTCTGATTTTCCTAATCTTAATATTTTAAGCCTGGATATTGAAGTTTACAACCCAAAAGGAATGCCCAAATCAGAAAAAGACCCTATAATTATGATCAGCCTTTCCAGTAACCAAGGACTTCAAAAAGTAATATCCACCGAAAGATCAAGTCTTGATTTTGTGGAAACTGTTAAAAACGAATCCGAAATTATTGAAAGATTTGTTGAAATCATACAAAAAGAAGATCCTGACCTTCTCATTGGTTACAATTCTGACAATTTTGATTTCCCCTACATAAAAGATCGGGCAGAACTTTTGAACATTCCATTAAACTTGGGAACTGATGGTTCACAATTAAAATTTATGAAAAAAGGTTTTGCTAATGCTGCGCTGGTAAAAGGACGAGTTCATGTTGATCTTTACCTTATAATGCGTCGTTATCTGCAATTGGATCGTTACACCTTGGAAAGAGTCTATTTAGAACTTTTTGATCAGGAAAAACAGGATATTCCTGGTGATGAAATACACTGCTACTGGAGTGAAGGAGGCGAAAAACTAGATACATTGTTTAAGTACTCATTGGATGATGCAGTAACTGTCACAGAAATTGGGGAAAAAATGTTACCTTTGACTTTGGAGTTAACCAGAATAGTTGGACAACCATTTTTTGATGTTGCTCGCATGGCGACTGGTCAATTAGTAGAGTGGTATCTTATCCGCAAAGCCTATGAACAAGGTGAAATAGTACCTAATAAACCATCTTCATCACAATACTCCAACCGAAGAGGAAAAAGAGCCTCAGGAGGGTATGTTAAAGACCCAGTTAAAGGATTGCATGAAAACATTGTTTACTTCGATTTCAGGAGTCTTTACCCGAGCATTATCATTTCAAAAAATGTCTCACCTGATACTCTGGTGACTGAATGTGACGATGAAAAATGTCACATCTCTCCTGAAAAAAGATACATGTTTCTTAAAGGGCCTGCTGGTTTTGTTCCATCAATCATAGGCAATATTCTCCGTGAGAGAGTGCGTCTTAAGACCATGATGAAAGAATCTTCCGATGAAGAGGAGAAAAAATTTCTCAATGTGCAGCAGGAAGCACTTAAACGACTGGCCAATTCCATGTATGGAGTTTATGGTTATTCACGTTTCAGATGGTACCGTTTGGAATGTGCTGATGCGATTACCGCGTGGGGAAGGGATTACATTAAAAAAACCATGGTAAAAGCAGAAGACTTCGGTTTTAAACCAGTTTATGCCGATACTGATGGGTTTTATGCAGTTTATCATGGTGATCATTGA